A window of the Trichoderma asperellum chromosome 4, complete sequence genome harbors these coding sequences:
- a CDS encoding uncharacterized protein (BUSCO:EOG092D4GNM) yields MADQQEPHSLASTFPNPPDFWKAFTPDRLARIEELRRAHATDEDEDDEGADAVRIPNLPEDLIALQPPPEPADGRWRVFGDQYMLDDKLPTLEEQGIDNLPAAGSSDAKDAKHYDRAFELKRLAKSLLLNFLELTGVMARSPADAEAKIKDLRTIFINIHHILNEYRPHQARESAIEMMQDHLDRTRTETAAIRTQVDKARKVLEGLGSLDLSSFKMQGQGDEDSSVQQGDAKAGLVLRTEEEKREAVVLEREAAAWATADALIL; encoded by the exons ATGGCCGATCAGCAAGAGCCGCACTCGCTGGCGTCGACGTTTCCAAACCCGCCCGACTTTTGGAAGGCCTTCACGCCAGACAGGCTCGCCAGGATCGAGGAGCTGCGACGGGCCCATGCGAcggacgaggatgaagacgacgagggcGCAGATGCCGTGCGCATCCCGAATCTGCCCGAGGATCTGATTGCGCTGCAGCCGCCCCCAGAGCCGGCGGACGGACGATGGAGGGTCTTTGGCGATCAGTACATG CTCGACGACAAACTGCCCACGCTCGAGGAGCAGGGCATCGACAACCTGCCCGCAGCAGGCTCCTCCGACGCAAAGGACGCAAAGCACTACGACCGCGCCTTTGAGCTCAAGCGCCTCGCCAAGTCGCTGCTCCTCAACTTCCTCGAGCTCACCGGCGTCATGGCGCGCAGCCCCGCCGACGCAGaggccaagatcaaggaCCTGCGCACAatcttcatcaacatccACCACATCCTCAACGAGTACCGGCCGCATCAAGCGCGCGAGTCGGCCATTGAGATGATGCAGGACCATCTGGATCGCACGAGGACCGAGACGGCCGCCATTAGAACGCAGGTGGACAAGGCGAGAAAGGTGCTCGAGGGGCTGGGGAGCTTGGATTTGTCGTCGTTTAAGATGCAAGGGCAAGGGGACGAGGACTCCTCTGTGCAGCAAGGGGATGCAAAAGCAGGGCTGGTTTTACGgacggaagaagagaagcgggAGGCTGTGGTGTTGGAGAGGGAGGCTGCTGCGTGGGCTACGGCAGATGCGTTGATTCTCTAA
- a CDS encoding uncharacterized protein (EggNog:ENOG41) translates to MSGEAEPRRSVRATKGQHTKAFDELEAPAPKRRQTKKNKKAQVQEKEQSQDPEEVIRCVCGATEQDEDSGEAWISCETCFVWQHNVCVGVSSYEDEIPENYWCEECKPENHKELLDAIARGEKLWEARRKAHEEETERKKKRGGRKRGKRGSDTREDVEKDAAAQAKASPTPDTALSKDKKDATVVAKQGKRKAREDSQDVDGKTTKMRRVSEDESVPVAAPSVKYSPPEDLTQSIQELPGTRVGPAKALKKSLVHVISSLAKSSDIELPEDENADALADKYALQIERAVFDTHPLSKGQKEYSQQIKSLSFNLKNNPELFQGLWDQKHSPMTLAVMTSEQLASSEQQRQTAEMKARAEKQSILYTSETGPRVRRTHKGEEIVEDEGMISSDAPMPSSGGPRAGGDEKQDQPQQQDQHVKRESIGGAGELGDEAGLSQRSPSQSNFDIGKVFSAVKSPTAAHRRRPSAPVLNTQGPGFDPDVDRMLQDDNESPPYSPTEEASDPDVIWRGSLAMSSIADFQATAKHIGGANFASFGPWSKLIPRQMTVAGRIPQQSAIEYLCSLRYSNLTDIIVVNITPTSPDSKQEFNNLINYFVSKNRYGVVGNKVAGNVRDTYLVPVPAGEDGHPEFMLNLVDNYIPKSRAEPLLLAVFVYRNEPDQLKQMLHNEAANINANASTASQPPPTPTPAGYNQRSNSTSGPAFSPATPQIASSPFPPAAAPTNGHGQSATPVPIPQLPHLNRPAPSPHAAAGSSSSSQTTPAPPAHHQGPDDQRKQGQQDAGVVTAREVLGPLISVPTVQFILPQAYQMSRREWEVVKTIIERDPRARDDLKYLADLLEKEGAGNNGGNGAENGQGGAAAAAAAATPFPQAVAGVVGGVAGGVGGGPPPVRRT, encoded by the exons ATGTCTG GAGAAGCCGAACCTCGACGCTCAGTGCGAGCAACCAAAGGCCAGCACACCAAGGCCTTTGATGAGCTGGAAGCTCCAGCGCCGAAACGCCGACAgaccaagaagaacaagaaggccCAGGTGCAGGAGAAGGAACAGTCGCAGGACCCCGAAGAAGTGATCCGCTGCGTCTGCGGCGCCACCGAACAGGATGAAGACTCGGGCGAGGCCTGGATCTCGTGCGAGACATGCTTCGTATGGCAGCACAACGTCTGCGTGGGCGTGAGCTCGTACGAAGACGAGATACCGGAGAACTACTGGTGCGAAGAGTGCAAGCCGGAAAACCACAAGGAGCTGCTCGATGCTATCGCGCGTGGAGAGAAACTGTGGGAGGCACGGCGCAAAGCACACGAAGAGGAAACCGAGCGAAAGAAGAAACGAGGCGGGCGAAAGAGAGGCAAGCGAGGCAGCGACACGCGAGAAGATGTCGAAAAGGATGCGGCGGCTCAGGCAAAGGCATCGCCCACGCCGGATACTGCCCTGAGTAAAGACAAGAAGGACGCAACCGTCGTAGCCAAGCAGGGCAAGCGAAAGGCGAGAGAGGATTCTCAAGACGTGGATGGAAAG actaCCAAGATGCGTCGCGTGTCAGAGGACGAGTCTGTTCCTGTCGCTGCTCCCTCTGTCAAGTACTCGCCTCCAGAAGACTTGACTCAGTCCATCCAAGAGCTCCCCGGCACTCGGGTTGGTCCTGCAAAGGCACTGAAAAAGTCCCTTGTCCACGTCATTTCGTCCCTCGCAAAGAGCAGCGATATCGAGCTGCCAGAGGATGAAAATGCGGACGCTCTCGCCGACAAATATGCGCTGCAGATTGAGCGCGCTGTTTTTGATACCCACCCACTTTCCAAAGGCCAGAAGGAGTACAGCCAGCAGATAAAGTCGCTGTCGTTCAACCTCAAGAACAATCCCGAGTTGTTCCAGGGGCTTTGGGACCAGAAGCACTCGCCAATGACACTCGCTGTCATGACGTCGGAGCAGCTTGCCTCGTcggagcagcagagacagacTGCCGAGATGAAAGCAAGGGCTGAGAAGCAGTCCATCTTGTACACATCAGAGACGGGCCCTCGAGTGAGACGGACACACAAGGGCGAGGAGATTGTCGAAGACGAGGGCATGATTAGTAGCGATGCTCCGATGCCATCGTCTGGGGGCCCTCGCGCAGGAGGAGATGAGAAACAAGACCAGCCCCAGCAACAAGATCAGCACGTTAAGCGCGAGTCGATTGGAGGAGCGGGAGAGCTGGGCGATGAGGCTGGTTTGAGCCAGCGATCTCCCAGCCAGTCCAACTTTGACATTGGAAAGGTGTTTTCAGCAGTCAAATCTCCGACAGCAGCTCATCGACGCAGGCCTTCTGCTCCAGTGCTGAATACACAGGGGCCCGGATTCGATCCTGACGTGGATCGTATGCTTCAGGATGATAATGAGTCGCCTCCTTACTCGCCTACCGAGGAAGCCTCGGATCCCGACGTCATCTGGCGCGGCTCGCTGGCGATGAGCTCCATTGCTGACTTCCAAGCGACAGCCAAGCATATTGGAGGTGCCAACTTTGCCTCGTTCGGCCCCTGGTCGAAGCTCATTCCACGCCAGATGACGGTGGCCGGCCGAATCCCACAGCAGAGCGCTATTGAGTACCTGTGCAGCTTGCGATATAGTAACCTGACCGatatcatcgtcgtcaacaTTACGCCGACATCGCCAGACTCCAAGCAGGAATTCAACAATCTCATCAACTACTTTGTCAGCAAGAACCGATATGGCGTCGTTGGCAATAAGGTTGCCGGCAACGTGCGAGACACATATCTGGTGCCTGTCCCCGCCGGTGAGGATGGCCACCCCGAGTTTATGCTCAACCTGGTGGACAACTACATCCCCAAGTCGCGGGCCGAGCCCCTGTTGCTCGCTGTCTTTGTCTACCGCAACGAGCCGGACCAGCTGAAGCAGATGCTTCACAACGAAGCTGCCAATATCAACGCTAATGCGTCGACGGCATCACAGCCTCCTCCTACTCCTACACCTGCTGGATACAACCAACGAAGCAACTCGACATCTGGCCCGGCCTTTTCTCCTGCTACTCCTCAAATCGCATCCTCCCCATTTCCTCCCGCCGCCGCACCTACGAACGGCCATGGTCAATCCGCCACGCCAGTCCCGATCCCTCAACTACCGCATCTCAACCGCCCTGCACCATCGCCTCACGCCGCGGCaggctcgtcatcttcatcccaaACTACGCCAGCGCCCCCGGCACATCATCAAGGCCCCGACGACCAGAGGAAGCAAGGCCAGCAAGACGCCGGCGTCGTCACAGCGAGGGAAGTCCTGGGACCGCTCATCAGCGTGCCTACGGTGCAGTTTATTCTTCCGCAGGCGTATCAGATGTCACGGCGAGAGTGGGAGGTGGTCAAGACTATCATTGAGAGGGATCCCCGCGCCAGAGACGATTTGAAGTACTTGGCAGATttgctggagaaggaaggGGCTGGAAACAATGGTGGAAATGGAGCCGAGAATGGCCAggggggagcagcagcagcagcagcagcagcaacgccgtTCCCACAGGCTGTTGCCGGAGTGGTTGGAGGAGTTGCTGGTGGAGTTGGGGGCGGACCCCCGCCTGTGAGAAGGACGTAA
- a CDS encoding uncharacterized protein (TransMembrane:6 (o31-51i72-95o107-128i178-200o206-225i234-252o)~antiSMASH:Cluster_4.3) — MPSRRTSNTGDSSASMGPLARFWRKTHAPDYVGFVVLLAGWMLIVNLVNPFHRMFFTNDLRISYPHAEHERVTVPLNFLYALFIPLGVLISYNIVTRASTHKHEATYLAFAISIVLSSFITDVVKNAVGRPRPDLLARCQPSADTKPNVLVTIDVCTAPDGHTLQDGWRSFPSGHSSFSFAGLGFLSLFLAGQLHVFNYYTGGRDLSRALVCLVPLLGAALIAISRTEDYRHDVYDVCVGSALGMTVAYWSYRRHWPHLTSPVCEEPHPHPSAEAQPGWQRVRDEEDQDSGLVFPLGTRRS, encoded by the exons ATGCCTTCGCGGCGAACGTCCAACACAGGCGACTCGAGCGCCTCAATGGGGCCTCTGGCCAGATTCTGGAGA AAAACCCATGCGCCTGATTATGTCGGCTTCGTCGTCCTCCTGGCAGGATGGATGCTG ATTGTCAACCTCGTTAATCCTTTCCACCGCATGTTCTTCACTAACGATCTCCGCATCTCGTATCCTCATGCCGAGCATGAACGAGTCACCGTCC CTCTCAACTTTTTATACGCCCTTTTCATCCCCTTAGGCGTCCTCATCTCCTACAACATCGTCACCCGCGCTTCGACCCACAAGCATGAAGCCACGTACCTCGCCTTTGCCATCTCCATTGTCCTCTCATCCTTCATCACAGACGTTGTCAAAAACGCCGTTGGACGTCCCCGGCCCGATCTTCTTGCTCGATGCCAGCCATCTGCCGACACCAAGCCCAACGTCCTCGTCACCATCGACGTCTGCACCGCCCCTGACGGCCACACTCTCCAGGACGGCTGGCGCTCATTTCCATCCGGCCACTCGTCCTTCTCCTTCGCTGGCCTGGGCTTCCTGAGCCTTTTCCTTGCGGGCCAGTTGCACGTATTCAACTACTACACCGGCGGAAGGGACCTCAGTCGTGCGCTCGTCTGCCTCGTTCCCCTCCTTGGCGCTGCCCTCATTGCCATCTCGCGGACCGAAGACTATCGCCATGATGTTTATGACGTGTGCGTTGGATCGGCCCTCGGCATGACTGTTGCGTACTGGAGCTACAGGAGGCACTGGCCTCATCTCACGAGTCCTGTTTGTGAGGAGCCTCATCCCCATCCATCTGCTGAAGCACAACCAGGGTGGCAGCGCGtaagagatgaagaagatcagGACAGTGGCCTCGTATTCCCGCTGGGAACTCGAAGGAGCTGA
- a CDS encoding uncharacterized protein (MEROPS:MER0000554): protein MSRRYDSRTTIFSPEGRLYQVEYALEAISHAGTAIGILAKDGIVLAAERKVTSKLLEQDTSAEKLYVLNDNMICAVAGMTADANILINYARQAAQRYLLTYNEDIPCEQLVRRLCDLKQGYTQHGGLRPFGVSFIYAGWDPRRQFQLYLSNPSGNYGGWKATSAGANNASAQSLLKQDYKEDCTLKEACGVAVKVLSKTMDSTKLSSEKIEFATVGQTEDGKIYHKLWSADEITALLKEHDLAKSEDAEEK, encoded by the exons ATGTCCCGCCGTTACGATTCCCGA ACAACCATCTTCTCGCCCGAAGGCCGTCTCTACCAGGTCGAATATGCGCTAGAGGCCATCTCCCACGCCGGTACCGCCATCGGCATTCTCGCCAAGGATGGAATCGTCCTGGCCGCCGAGCGAAAGGTCACctcgaagctgctggagcaggaCACATCAGCAGAGAAGCTCTACGTTCTAAACGA CAACATGATCTGCGCTGTAGCAGGCATGACCGCCGACGccaacatcctcatcaacTACGCCCGCCAAGCCGCCCAGCGATACCTCCTCACGTACAACGAAGACATTCCCTGCGAACAGCTGGTGCGCCGATTGTGTGATCTGAAGCAGGGCTACACACAGCACGGTGGTCTGCGGCCGTTTGGCGTTTCTTTCATCTATGCGGGCTGGGACCCCCGGAGACAGTTCCAGCTGTATCTCAGCAACCCCTCAGGAAACTACGGAGGATGGAAGGCCACAAGCGCGGGTGCCAACAATGCCAGCGCGCAGAGTCTGTTGAAGCAGGACTATAAGGAGGACTGCACGCTCAAGGAGGCATGCGGCGTGGCTGTCAAGGTGCTTAGCAAGACCATGGACTCTACAAAGCTGAGCAGCGAGAAGA TTGAGTTCGCGACGGTGGGGCAGACTGAGGATGGCAAGATCTACCACAAGCTGTGGAGCGCCGACGAGATCACGGCACTGCTGAAGGAGCATGATCTGGCCAAGAGCGAGGATGCAGAGGAgaaataa